In Thauera aromatica K172, one DNA window encodes the following:
- the hyi gene encoding hydroxypyruvate isomerase has product MPKFDANLSLLFTERPFLERFEAAAEAGFTGVEYLFPYAFDKAVLAERLQRHGLVQVLHNLPAGDWEGGERGIACHPDRVGEFQDGVGRAIEYATALGCGQVNCLAGIAPANVDADRVHATLIDNLRFAAGQFKAAGLRLLVEPINTYDMPGFYLNRTAQAAALVDAVGADNLFIQYDVYHAQRMEGELGNTLAHYLPRIAHIQIADNPGRNEPGTGEINYAWLFRHLDRLGYAGWIGCEYKPAAGTREGLGWIQALAGTSPSGADSAAPPTAAVAPTQARSG; this is encoded by the coding sequence ACGCCAACCTGAGCCTGCTGTTCACCGAACGGCCTTTCCTCGAGCGCTTCGAGGCCGCCGCCGAGGCCGGCTTCACCGGAGTGGAATACCTGTTCCCCTACGCCTTCGACAAGGCGGTGCTGGCCGAGCGTCTTCAGCGCCATGGTCTGGTCCAGGTCCTGCACAACCTGCCGGCGGGCGACTGGGAAGGCGGCGAGCGCGGCATCGCCTGCCACCCGGACCGCGTCGGCGAATTCCAGGACGGCGTCGGACGCGCCATCGAATATGCCACTGCGCTCGGCTGCGGGCAGGTCAACTGCCTCGCCGGGATCGCCCCGGCCAACGTGGACGCCGACCGGGTGCACGCCACCCTGATCGACAACCTGCGCTTCGCCGCCGGCCAGTTCAAGGCTGCCGGCCTGCGCCTGCTGGTGGAGCCGATCAACACCTACGATATGCCCGGCTTCTACCTCAACCGTACCGCGCAGGCCGCGGCGCTGGTCGACGCGGTCGGCGCCGACAACCTTTTCATCCAGTACGACGTCTACCACGCCCAGCGCATGGAAGGGGAACTCGGCAACACGCTCGCACACTACCTGCCGCGCATCGCGCACATCCAGATCGCCGACAACCCGGGGCGCAACGAGCCGGGCACGGGCGAGATCAATTACGCCTGGCTGTTCCGCCACCTCGACCGCCTCGGTTACGCGGGCTGGATCGGCTGCGAGTACAAGCCCGCCGCCGGCACCCGCGAAGGCCTGGGCTGGATCCAGGCGCTGGCCGGCACAAGCCCGTCGGGAGCGGACTCCGCGGCGCCACCAACGGCCGCAGTCGCGCCGACGCAGGCCCGTAGCGGCTAG
- the ppa gene encoding inorganic diphosphatase: MGFDLVSAGKDVPNDINVIIEISAQGDPIKFEVDKDSGAVFVDRFMGTSMRYPLNYGYVPHTIAGDGDPVDVLVVTPFPLAPGVVIRCRPVGVLKMEDDGGVDAKVVAVPVSKLTPLYDKVQTTDDLPELLMKQTVHFFEHYKDLEPGKWVKVLGWGTVEEAKQEIINGLAAAKK, from the coding sequence ATGGGTTTCGATCTGGTCAGCGCCGGCAAGGACGTGCCGAACGACATCAACGTCATCATCGAGATCTCCGCGCAGGGCGATCCGATCAAGTTCGAAGTGGACAAGGACAGCGGCGCGGTGTTCGTCGACCGCTTCATGGGCACTTCGATGCGTTACCCGCTGAACTACGGCTACGTGCCGCACACCATCGCCGGCGACGGCGACCCGGTGGATGTGCTCGTGGTCACGCCCTTCCCGCTCGCTCCGGGGGTGGTCATCCGCTGCCGCCCGGTCGGCGTGCTGAAGATGGAAGACGATGGCGGCGTCGACGCCAAAGTCGTCGCCGTGCCGGTGTCCAAGCTGACCCCGCTGTACGACAAGGTGCAGACTACCGATGATCTCCCTGAACTGCTGATGAAGCAGACGGTGCACTTCTTCGAGCATTACAAGGACCTCGAGCCCGGCAAGTGGGTCAAGGTGCTGGGCTGGGGCACGGTCGAAGAAGCCAAGCAGGAAATCATCAACGGCCTGGCCGCCGCGAAGAAGTAA